The genome window gcacaaaactacatttttccccccaaaactacatttttccccccaaaactacatttttccccaaaaaacttacatttttccccccaaaactacatttttccccaaaaaaactacatttttccctaaaaaacttacatttttccccccaaaaactacatttttccccccaaaactacatttttcccccaaaaaactacatttttcccctaaaaaactacatttttccccaaaaaactacattttcccccaaaaaacttacatttttccccccaaaaactacattttcccccccaaaactacatttttccccaaaaaactacattttttccccaaaaaacttccatttttccccccaaaaactacatttttcccccaaaaacactacatttttccccaaaaaacttacatttttcccccaaaactacatttttccccccaaaacccacccgTGAAAGCGGCAGAACCCCAATTCTTCACGTTTTTTGATTAAAAGCGAAGCGGTGGGTTTTGCAGGATTAACCCCGCGGCTCTTCCTCCCGCTGGGCTCGAAAACacctgggaaaaagaggggaaaaagggtttttttcccccctaattttgtgttttggcGGTGTCCTTAAGCTGTTCTTGCTGCCCGCCGTCAACTCATTATCTTGGGACTCGGAGGTCACGGGTCAGGACGAGGAACTTCGCTTCTTCTCTCTTCATCAGCGAACTTTTGAAGCCCTCGAAACGCCTTTCGGAGTGACTCAGGTTTCAGGGGGGTGTTGCAAAACCTCCGTTTGGTGGAGAAAACAGCCCGAAattccccccttttcctcctccccctccttcctttgACATCCTGCGCTTTTCAAACCTCCGCGGTTCAGCGAGCAAAAAGCTGAACGAGAAGGCAACTCCCAgcgaaagaaaaaaaaaaaataaaataataaattaaatgaaacgAAAGTAATCGAGTCATTCCGCAGCCATGGCCGAGTGCAACCCGCTGGAGAGCTTGCAGAAAGAAGCTTCTTGCTCCATCTGCCTGGATTATTTCAGCGACCCCGTGTCCATCAACTGCGGGCACAGCTTCTGCCGGGACTGCATCACGCGATGCTCGGGCAAATCGGAGCGGAGATTCGCCTGCCCCCAATGCCGAGGGATCgcccaaaaaagaaaattcagaccGAACCGTGAGTTGAGGAACCTGGCGGAGATCGCCAAGAAGTTGAGCTCCAGGACGGGCCACGCGCTTGGGACGGGCAACCTGTGCCCGAAGCATCAGGAACCGCTCAAGCTCTTCTGCCAGGAGGACGGGACGGCCATCTGCGTGGTGTGCGACCGCTCGCACGCTCACCGCGCCCACACCGTCGCCCCCATCGAAGAAGCCACCCAGGAGTGCAAAGTAAGGGACCACAGCGCGGTTCTTTAAtgattttggggggttttgatttctttttttggccCATCAGAGGTTGATGGCCGCTAGCCAGGGGGTTCTCCACCTTCCCAAGGACATGGGGATTCGTcgaatcatggaatcatagagtagtttgggttggaagggaccttaaagaccacccagttccacccccctgcccttggggacaccttccaccagaccacgttgctccaagccccatccaacctggccttgaacactgtcaaggaggaggaagccacagcttctctgggcaacctcttccagggtctcaccaccctcccagtcaagaatttcttcctaatatctcatgtaaatctcccctctttcagtttaaaaccgttccccctcatcctgaAGGACATCTCATAGGGTTCCCCAAGTTTTGGCCTGGAGGTGGTTGGGTTGAGCTGGTGGATCATCTCCCTGGGGCTGCTTCGCATCGTTGGCCTTgtctcctccagccctgcctggatGTGATGTGGACACCCCAGGTCTACAGGCGCCCAGATGCACGGTgaggggcacagcctggcttGGGGGGCACGCAGAGATGAGCGGAGGCTGCAGGATCCACCAGCAAAATCCCACTTTTAGGGTCCATCCCCCTGATGGCACAAATTaaaacctgatttatttttcaccGCAACCTCCAAAGCAGGATTTCAATTTCAGCTCCTCAGGCCGACCTTGTCACGGCTCGGATCCCTTCGTAAAAAAAACACGGGTTTATTTGCTCTCCCCCTCTCTGGGGACCACAAAGGAAACCGGTAGCTCGTAGAAAACACCCAAATTAGCAGAGCTGGACCCCACCTTCGCTCCCTTGGGCGCAGGCTGATTTTTGTGCAAGAATTACCTTGGAAATCCCAAATAAATTGATATTTTCCACCATAAATCTCTCCCTGAAGGAATTTCTGTCCAAGAAACTCTATCTCAGGATAACGGCGATGATGCTGGGAGGGATTTTTAATTCCCCTCGAGGGGTGCGatggggtgaggaggaggaggtgcttgTGCGGAGGAAGCTCGGTGACATTTCATGCTGCCCGCAGGGGAAGAAATGAGTgggaatggggggggggggcgggaaggTGGCATTAGTCACGCCGTGAGCGTGAAATGAGACGAGGGGGAGAAAGAActgaggggcaggagggagaaaataagctgataaaaaaaattaggggGGGTCATGTTGGTATTTATCATGGGAAGGTCTTCTAGGAGTaggtgttgaaaaaaaaaatgggcattTCCAAGGTGCAAATCAGCTCCTCCTACAAAAACTCTGGGGATATTATTGGTTATTCCTGAAGGTGACAAGTTTGGGGAGAAATTCTGCAGGTGATGGGAAGTTGCAGTGATTTGGGGGGGCTGATTAAGGgtaaaaaagggtaaaaagaagggaataaaaaagGGCCCAAAAAAAAAGGGCCCCAAAAAAAAGGGCCCCAAAAAAAAGGgccccaaaaaaaaaggggccccccaaaaaaaggggccccccaaaaaaaggggcCCCCAAAAAAAAGGGCCCCCAAAAAAAAGGGCCCAAAAAAAAGGGGCCCAAAAAAAAGGGGCCCAAAAAAAAGGGGCCCAAAAAAAAAgggcccccccaaaaaaaagggccccccaaaaaaaaagggcccccccaaaaaaaagggccccaaaaaaaaagggccCCAAAAAACGGGGCCCAAAAAACGGGGCCCAAAAAACGGGCCCAAAAAAAGGGCCAAAAAAAGGGTTTACAAGGGGGTAAAATGAACCAACCAAGGTGGAACAGGTTATGGTGAACGCAGAAAATAATTGGCCACAAATACACCGGgagaaggaactggcaaagACCATAACTGGGGTGTAAATGAAGCTGTGgtgttaaatatttcctttatctGACTCTTCGTTCACAAGATGCTCCAGAGAAAAGGTCTGGGTTGAAGAGGGGCAGCAGAATAAAGaatatttcaatatttccaATATCTCATGCTCAAACACACCAAGAATTAGGTAGAGCGACGTTGAAGCCGCGTGTCCCTCTCCCCAACAACTTGTAggttaatattattattatttttacaccCAGGAGCAAATCCAAAGCAAATTGAAGACCCTCAAGGATGAAAGAGAAAGGCTCCAAGGATTAAAGCTGAGTGGGGAGAAGAGAAGCCAGAAGTACCTGGTAGGTACTCACCGCATGGAGGGGTCTTCTGCAGGTCAAAAGATGTTGGGTTGGCACCTAAATTTGCAGTGAGGAGGAAAACACCTCCAGCTGCTCCACCCACACGGGTCCGTCTCTCTTCCACTTGCTCCATCTTGGGTGAGGCACCCGTGAATGAGACGCAGATGTTTCCTggaggggggggaaatgggCAGCCACAAGATGCTGGTGGAGAGCGAGGTGGTTTCCAAATGGTTGAAGTGTTTGCAGCTTAGCTGAGCCATGTTTTGGACAGAGGAGATGGGCAGATGGGTCCTCCTGGGCAGATGTGCACCACGGGGTGCTGGGATGGTGCTCCACAAGGATGGTGCTCCACACCTCTCCGTAGCTGCACCCCAGGAGCTTCTTTCTGCCACCCAGCCTCAGAGTTGGGTCAACCACACCAAGCATGAGGTCCATGGGGGTGCTTGTGTCCAATTCAGACCCTGATGGgtcttttttttactgtctggGTTCTGGTAAGGGTGGTGGTTCTCGTGGCAGCTTCAGGCATCCAGATGCAGACACATCTCCTTTGGAGAGTTCACCGTGCCAGATGTTTCCACCACCTCACAAGCCCTGTTTTGGGCTACCAGAGCTTGGGGGATGGATTTGTAGCATCACATAAAGCTCAAAGTGGACCCAGAGCCACGTGCTATGGACTTAGGCTGGCCTCAGGGCCAAAGACCAGTCCTtgctctggttttatttaacCAGGTTTTGTAGATCTCGGTCTTCTGTTCTCATCCCTTCCCTTCTGTTCCTTGCAGCAGCAGACAAGAGCCGAGAGGTGGAAAATCAGGTTGGTGTTTAAGCAGCTGCACCAGTTCCAGGACGAGCAGGAGCGTCTCCTCCTCATGTGGCTGGAGGACGTGGAGAAGCAGATAGTGCAGACCCAGACAGAGAACGACAAGAAGATCTCCATGGAGATCTCCCACCTGGGCAACCTCATCCAGGAACTGGAAGGGATGAGCCCGCAGCCGGAGAATAAATCCCTGCAGGTGAGTGGCCCAAATGGGCCACTAGATGGGTACAAGAGGTCCCTAAATCTAGAAGAACCAAAGCAAACAAGAGCTGAGGGAGATAAGAGGTATAAACGGGCCTGAAGATCACTCAAAGTTTAATTCccatcttctctctcctttagGATGCCAGGAGTGCCTTGACCAGGTACGTGGCTCTGCACAATGTCCCCAGCACAATGTCACAAAGCGGACACAAACGGGGGAGTAGGAGGGGTTGTCCTCTCTACCAGAGTCCCCAGCACTGAGGGTGAGGAAGAAGCTAGGGAGGAGATGGCCCTGGGGCGAGATCACATCCCCACCACCCTCTGGAGGACGCTGATACCCACCATTGAGGAGGTCCAGAGCGAGTGTGTGTCCTCCACAGGGACATTGGGACCACAGATACACCCAACTCAACTGTCTCAACCTGATGCTTGGGGAGAAATAAGCTTACCCAGCAGCTTTTCTAAGCGGGGTTTCTACACATCTCGTTCAGCAAGGAAGGAATACAAAAGTCTTCTCCTTCCAGGTGTGAAGCAAGGACTTGCCAGCAACTGACAGAGAAGTTTCCCACAGTGGAAAAGAGACTCAAGGATTTATCGCAGAAAAACATCGTTCTGAAGGAAGCCCTGAGGAAATTCAAAGGTAcaaaggaaggggggaaaaaacctaaacacgcttctgcagctggagaggagtGGACACCAGCCAACCACCAGCAGAAAGCCCCTCGCTAAGGAATGCTAACGATGAGTTACTCAATGTCTGGGGCTGGAAGAGGGAGGGGTAACTGTTCCCAGGCGTATTTGCACACACGTCTGAAGGCTTGAGTAATGCAGAGGACTAGACCAAGCCCCTCCCTTTAGCTACACGAAGGAAATGAGTCAAATTCTTGATTCTGGGCCTATTTAAACCAAACTGGCTGTAGGTAACGTCTAGCCAAGTCAGGAGTTAGGGTGAAAAGTCAACAAGATTGCAAATGGATCATAGACAAGCCCCAAACGAGCTACTTTGAGGCGTTCTCCATGCTCAGATAACTGTCCCATTCCCTCCTCTGACCTCCAATTAGTAATTGGTGCAGTCAACTCTGAATTAAagtaatatcacagaatcaatcaggttggaagagacctctgggatcatcgcgTCCAACCATGTTGGGTTTGGAGGTCCATCTATCCATGAGCTGGACGCGTTCACCCAgtggttttgcttattttgcaaGGGGAAAAATGCACCTCCTCATATTTATCGATTTCTAGAACACTCCCTTCTCCCCCATAAACAAACTAACAgcacttttctcctcctctctccttccagagAGTCTCCCAGTTGAACTGGATGTGCAATGGGGTAAGTCATGGGAGACTTGGGGTGAAAAAGGGGGACCCAAGTGAGAAAAGACAGCGAAAGCAGGGAATTCACACTTTCCTGGTGGGTTGGCAAGATGAATTTCTACTCCCCTTTGattggaattaaaaataatatgaataatTAGAGACTTGAAATAGATCTGGGTGGTGATTCCCATGGAGAAAGCCTTTACCCAACAGCTTAGGTGAGGCCAAGATTTAattcctggaagaaaacaggagagaaatgtCCCTCACCTTCCTTCTGACGTGCTTCTCTCGTGCTTTCCTTCCCACCAGCAAACGTGACTCTGGATCCAGACACGGCAAACCCCCACCTCGTCCTCTCCGAGGACCGGAGGAGCGTGAGGTGGGATGAAACCCCCCAGAACTTGCCCGACAGTCCTCAGAGATTTGATACCTACTGCTCCGTGTTGGGTTGCGAAGGCTTCACGGCGGGGAGGCACTACTGGGAGGTGCAactggggagcagggggttTTGGGCTGTGGGGGTGGCCAGAGACTCGGCGTGGAGAAAGGGTTGGATTAACCTCGACCCTTCCCAGGGGATTTGGGCAGTTGGCATCTGCGGGGACAGGTTTCAAGCCTTCACCTCCTTCGAAACAGTTCAGCCTCTGAATGGGAGGCCAAGGACTATCCGGGTCTCTCTGGATTACGAGAAGGGACACGTGGCTTTCTTCGATGCCGATAACGAGACcttggcttttgcttttcctccgACTTCTTTCCACGGAGAGAAAATCCTGCCTTTCTTCTGGGTTTGGGAGTCCAGGATCCAGCTGGCTCCTTGAGATGCAGCAAGATGGACCTTACATGCTCTGGACAAACCTTTGGTTTGATCTAGGAAACCACACCCCATTTCGGGACTCTACGGACAGTAGAGAATAAAGTGGAGCAAATGAGTCCTGGTGTCCACTTTGAATCTCGTTCTCATGGGGGTTTTCAAGAGCAGCAGATTGAGGAGGGATCATCTTGGGCAAACTTCTGGATTTTTTAACATTTGGGTGCTCTCCAAGATTTTACGAGGGAATATCACCCTGGGATGAGCAGGAAAATGAAGCTTAGAACTTGTGCAACAGCCCCCAGGGCACCGATTTCAAAGTTTTAATCCCTTCtactcacagaatcagagaatcaatgaggttggaagagccctctgggctcatcgagtccaaccattgccttgacaccaccatgacaactagaccatggcactaagtgccatgtccagccttttcttaaacccctccagagatggtgactccaccacctccctgggcagccccttccaatgtctaatgacccttttcttctcccactctTTCCAATTTTTCCTTACCTTGACATCCAACGATGTTGACCCTCGACATCCAACGATGTTGACCCTCGACATCCAACGATGACATTCCTGCAGGGCTGAAGAAGCTGGCTCTGGTTCCTGGTTTAGTTactagaaaggaaaagaggacaGCACAGAATTAAGTGTAATATCTGCTATTTCTCCCCACCCAGACCTCTTATGACCCCAAAACCTCACAGTATTGGCAAGAACATACACATTTTAAGGCTTCCCGTGGATGAAGCTGCCCGGGAGTAcaaggtgggggttttttgggtgtGTTGACACACAAAGGGCCAGAAGTTCCTGGTGTTGCTCCTCTTGATGGGTGCAGGTACCTGTACAGCCTTTGGGCTGTGGGATAAACCACCCGTGGCCTCACCCATCCTTGTCTCTTGCTACCAACTATCGAGGTGGCGTTACCCACCCTGAGGTGGACATAGGAGCACCACGCTCTTGGGGACCAAGGGGTCATCTCCCCCAGGGTTCAGCCATGAGCAGAGGCTTAGggaagagtgagaaacagatgCATATGATTTCTCACCACCACAATCCCCACGTAACCTTTCAACCTCACGATTTGCAATGCTTACTAAGCATTTACTAAGGGTTTACTGAGCTTCATGAGGGTTTGTTTATCCAGCAGCCATAAATGGCCTTCTCCTCCAGGATGTGGGTCCCTTATCAAGATCAGCGGTGCTGAAGATcagtaggaaaataaaaagaagagatcCTCAgccctttctccttcccacagCTCCCTGAAATCTCCTTGAccttggtttaaaaataaagaaaaaaaagaaggaggaggttAATAGCCTTGAAGCAGTCACGGGTGACACAAAACTTTCCCAACACTTACTTCAAGAGCGGTCAAGAGTTCCCCATTGTTTCTGCTGAGCACGGTAAGTCATGCCAAAATCCATGAGGTTGCAACCATGACTGGATTTCCAAACCAATTGACTTCCTCCAACCCCCATCTTTCACCTCAGCtccttatttgtattttttttttcaaattgtaaaacTTTACATCAATTAAGAACATCTGACCTAAGACTAagctaaggaaaaagaaaacacttctcaAATGAAGGTGTTTTTTCTCACcgaatcaggttggaagagccctctgggatcatcgagtccaaccattgccctcacaccaccatgtcaactagaccatggcactaagtgccatgtccagtcttttcttaaacccctccagagatggtgactccaccacctccctgggcagccccttccaatggctaatgacccttgctgagaagaaatgcttcctgatgtccaacctgaccctcccctggccaagcttgaggctgtgtcctcttgtcctatcactagttgcctgtggggtttctacgagacaatggtcacgtactgaacgagccatgtccaagggggtggtagtaggtggtgatgaactgaccaatcataacgacgagcaaggaccttggctactgAGACAAGCGAAATATGTAGAAGTCGAAACAAGATtgatacaagaagaatgtcataacagcatagtatggcctgttagcataaaccaattagaactaatatagaggcgcgtggacaaagcatgctcaccaatcatattagtacatgtaaggtatgttaaccaattaggaTTAAGACGACACGCACACAGAGCGTGCACGGtagtgaaatagtataaatgtaccctcagatacgcgaataaatgagatttgcttaacgaccatattggtctgcgtgcatttactccgagccctctcgTGGATTGCGTCGTGGAACTCTGCTACGAtaagtggcgcccgaacagggacccACTCTtcccccggaccaggggccttcggccggagactgcggagaagcagcggacaacggcacgaaaggaaagggacgagaggaagccagctgtagagtgctgccccggcactggattttcgcaccggcaggaacggatgcggtaagcccaaGATTTATCGCTAGCGGAGTtaaaacctgggtagggctgcccaggcagctggggaggagatgggggctACCCTGACTAAGACAGAAgaggcagtggtgaaactcctccaacatattcTCTCTacgagaggaattaaatacgatgaagctgtaTTGAAGCAATTACTGCTCTGGGCAAAGGATAAAGGACTTTTTGAgacttttaatgatgtttttgaagtgaccttatgggagaagattggtgcgtctctctgggatgcggtaGCTAGTGGTGATAAGGACGCAGTAAAATTGTCAACTACATGGAAATTAGTAAGTGAGGcgttaaaagaaatgaaagcagagagagaagttacgcacacagcttttatggctCTAGGACCGCAGGCATCTGCTACTGTGACTCCCTCGCCTGCTGCTACTCCCTCAGTGCCTGTTGCTACTTCGCCTACTACTCCCTCGCTGTTTACGGGACAGATAGCTCCAAGGGCCCCAGTAGCAATGCCAGTTGCAGCTCCTTTACCGTCACGGCTACAGACAGCTCTGACACAAGCTGAGGAGCGAAAAGCAGGTCCAGACTCTGCAAATGATGACAAAGAGAATCCTCTCATTGAACTTTCTACGGATGAGGTTAAAcaggagagcaagaaggagaatGAATTTGCtctgtatccacctttaccggattcgccatttccAGAGACACCAAAGCCAGTAGTTCTGCAGTCGCATGGATTGAAAGAGAAAGGATCGTTACCACCTCAAAAGGCTGCAAAAGACGGACGTGAACTTGATATggcagagcttggtagacgattggaagaattaaaacaagaattgCAGCGCCGTCCAGCCAACACACCGGAACACGTGACTATATCTCCCCTAAACCCTCCTCCGtattcgggacaagtattaggaCCACCCCGACCACCCCAACctcctcaacctcctttacaactacCTCAACAATCTCAACTACCTCAATTCCCTattccacctttagatcagggatgggggggtggtCAGGGCGGTCTGCATCcttctggtaatgtgggagagggaaggcatCTGTTTGCGTGtacgggggaagggggagaagggaggggaggagtgcaatggaaagggatcattcgggatgcgttattagaaggagttatattTCCACAGGCATATCCTGTGCATGTAGGTGTGggtcctgaaggaaaaaatgtttggcaaccattagattggaaaatcATCAAAGAGGCGCGTCAGTCTATACAGTCGAATGGCTTGAGCTCTCAATAtacacaggctttgcttaaacatatttttacaacTAACCTTCTTACGGCAAATGATATTCGGCAATTAGCGTCTATGTTGTTGTCTCCTTCTcaaatgttgcattttcttaGTGCCTGGACTAGTGTTTGTCATAAAATAGCTAATACACCTAGGGGTCGAGATGAAcctctttttaatattacagcTCAAATGCTGTTAGGAGAAGGTCCTTTTGCTACTGTAAATTGGCAAGCGCAGTTTAATGTTGAGGCATTAGCAGCAGCTCAGGATGGAGCATTTCAAGCATTAATGTCGGTTCCTAGTGAAGGTGTTCAACAAGCGTATACCAGAGTTTTTCAACAGATAGGAGAACCATATGGTAAATTTATAGATCGTCTGTATGCAGCTTTGCGAAGCACGCCTGATTTAGATGAAAGAACTAGAGACAAATTAATGGATGTTCTTGCTTATGataatgcaaatgagaaaactagAAAGGCATTGGCACATTTACCGAGAGGTGCAGGTGTTGCAGCTATGCTGGAAGCAGTGGACAGAATGTTAGGTGTAGAACAGGCTCAGGTTATGGCTGCTGTAGTTGGAGCAACAGTGAAACCTTTGTTGGGAGCAGGAGCAAGGGCTaaggaaaaatgctttaaatgtgGAAAGATGGGACATTTGAAAAGAGATTGCAGACAGGGATCTGGAAAGTGGTGTGCTAATTGCAAAAGGTCAAATCACAATATAACAGAGTGTAGACGAGTTCAGGGAAACTTCCAGCCGAGCGCGCCGCGCCCGCGCGCGCAGATAGCAAGTCAGGGTGCTTGGACCGCCACTCCGCGGCTACAAGAGGAAGTGCCGGagtggatgtggaaacaaaattagacaTATACTTAACAGACAAACAAGTAACTGTGGTGGAAACTAacatgaaaggacctttaggacatGGTTTAAGTGCGTTACTTCTTGGACGATCTTCTATTTCTAAACAAGGAATAATTGTACTGCCAGGGgttattgatgcagattatACAGGGCAAATATGTGCTATGGTATACACCTTATCCCCGCCTGTATTTATTCCAAAGGGTCAAAAGATTGCTCAGTTAGTTCCCTTTAAGGGCTGTGTTCCGAACGCGGAAGAC of Nyctibius grandis isolate bNycGra1 chromosome 10, bNycGra1.pri, whole genome shotgun sequence contains these proteins:
- the LOC137667898 gene encoding E3 ubiquitin-protein ligase TRIM39-like, producing the protein MAECNPLESLQKEASCSICLDYFSDPVSINCGHSFCRDCITRCSGKSERRFACPQCRGIAQKRKFRPNRELRNLAEIAKKLSSRTGHALGTGNLCPKHQEPLKLFCQEDGTAICVVCDRSHAHRAHTVAPIEEATQECKEQIQSKLKTLKDERERLQGLKLSGEKRSQKYLQQTRAERWKIRLVFKQLHQFQDEQERLLLMWLEDVEKQIVQTQTENDKKISMEISHLGNLIQELEGMSPQPENKSLQDARSALTRCEARTCQQLTEKFPTVEKRLKDLSQKNIVLKEALRKFKESLPVELDVQWANVTLDPDTANPHLVLSEDRRSVRWDETPQNLPDSPQRFDTYCSVLGCEGFTAGRHYWEVQLGSRGFWAVGVARDSAWRKGWINLDPSQGIWAVGICGDRFQAFTSFETVQPLNGRPRTIRVSLDYEKGHVAFFDADNETLAFAFPPTSFHGEKILPFFWVWESRIQLAP